In Nicotiana tabacum cultivar K326 chromosome 19, ASM71507v2, whole genome shotgun sequence, one DNA window encodes the following:
- the LOC107778615 gene encoding uncharacterized protein LOC107778615: MDLKMETEKSQTYAEGGAEAILNVQPNSSISIAYHNLFGPHDDLMLLELDEKLLPDILNQRVTLRGQPDEDAVLCSQSKTYAIKFVGTSNSVFLIPPPDLPITHGASPDSSEKHHDNLTVASVIKVVPGTMELVEVAPRLDKLNLLLSENPYGFDEVSQMDTEFAHKNRGLYAWDDLVEKVQASDKELCTGLRALSAVEIDGYWRLLDENFVDEILNMLLHDAVLNDWPLSALNEDEVLRVLEADGFPRKIVRHCLEVYGSKVDDDTRGGCTWRLEERPVCVHFARVILRGKKMKLERFMEEWRKKVPEGMNASFDVLEGEVLTEKLGIETRIYAFSVSSLPSMPAERFSKLFQEKPKWEWKELQLFVRDLKVPGLSLEGLLLKYTRRTQPSMDAEPIFSAR, from the exons ATGGACCTGAAGATGGAAACAGAAAAATCACAAACTTATGCTGAAGGAGGAGCGGAGGCAATACTAAATGTTCAACCCAATTCATCAATCTCTATCGCTTATCACAATCTATTTGGTCCTCACGATGATTTAATGCTTCTTGAGCTGGATGAGAAACTCCTACCTGATATCCTCAATCAAAG GGTAACATTAAGAGGGCAGCCAGATGAAGATGCAGTTCTCTGTAGCCAGTCAAAAACTTATGCCATTAAATTTGTCGGAACTTCTAATTCTGTATTTCTTATACCTCCTCCCGACCTACCGATCACACATGGAGCTTCACCAGACTCAAGTGAAAAGCATCATGACAATTTGACAGTTGCTTCTGTCATCAAAGTAGTACCTGGCACTATGGAACTTGTCGAGGTTGCTCCTAGATTGGACAAGCTCAATTTGCTTCTCTCAGAAAACCCTTATGGTTTTGATGAAGTGTCACAAATGGATACTGAATTTGCGCACAAGAACAGGGGCTTGTATGCATGGGATGACCTTGTTGAAAAGGTGCAAGCCAGTGACAAGGAACTGTGCACAGGGTTGCGAGCTCTTTCAGCAGTAGAGATAGATGGATATTGGCGACTTTTAGATGAGAACTTTGTGGATGAGATTCTGAACATGCTTTTGCATGATGCAGTGCTGAATGACTGGCCTTTAAGTGCTCTAAATGAAGATGAAGTTTTGCGTGTGCTGGAAGCAGATGGATTCCCTCGGAAAATAGTAAGGCACTGTTTGGAAGTTTATGGAAGTAAGGTGGATGATGACACTAGAGGCGGCTGTACGTGGAGGTTGGAAGAGAGGCCAGTTTGTGTGCATTTCGCCAGAGTAATCTTAAGAGGGAAAAAAATGAAACTTGAAAGATTTATGGAAGAGTGGAGAAAGAAAGTTCCTGAAGGGATGAATGCAAGTTTTGATGTGCTAGAAGGAGAAGTCTTAACAGAAAAGCTCGGGATCGAGACTAGGATTTATGCTTTTAGTGTTTCTTCACTCCCATCTATGCCTGCTGAACGGTTTTCCAAATTATTCCAGGAGAAGCCGAAGTGGGAATGGAAAGAACTGCAGCTATTTGTCAG GGATCTGAAGGTACCAGGACTTTCTCTAGAAGGTCTACTACTCAAGTACACTAGAAGAACTCAACCAAGCATGGACGCTGAGCCAATTTTCAGTGCAAGATAA
- the LOC107778617 gene encoding uncharacterized protein LOC107778617 has protein sequence MHPSENAGTTLVPVPFDGSGYKLWIRGVLRALSVKNKVGFINGKCKRPDANDALFSQWERCNDMVTSWILNSLSKDLTDSLQYVNNAKELWQELEDRHDQTNGASYEMKRLWEELNTLSIHAQCSCQCICGFKANMQNVEQDRRLIQFLMGLKEVYTIVRGSVLMMNPLPSIAQAFSILIQEEK, from the coding sequence ATGCATCCATCGGAGAATGCAGGAACTACTTTAGTGCCGGTCCCTTTTGATGGATCTGGGTACAAATTATGGATAAGAGGTGTACTAAGAGCTTTGTCTGTGAAGAATAAGGTAGGATTCATTAATGGAAAATGTAAGAGGCCAGATGCAAACGATGCTCTCTTCAGTCAGTGGGAACGATGTAATGACATGGTGACCTCGTGGATACTGAATTCACTTTCTAAGGATCTAACAGATAGCCTACAATATGTCAACAATGCGAAAGAGCTCTGGCAAGAGCTAGAAGATAGGCACGATCAGACGAATGGAGCAAGTTATGAAATGAAAAGGTTATGGGAAGAGCTAAACACCTTGAGCATACATGCTCAGTGCAGCTGCCAGTGTATCTGTGGATTcaaagctaatatgcaaaatgtTGAACAAGATAGGAGGCTAATTCAGTTTCTCATGGGACTAAAAGAAGTATATACAATAGTGAGGGGAAGTGTTTTGATGATGAACCCCTTACCTAGCATAGCGCAAGCTTTCTCCATTCTTATTCAGGAGGAGAAGTAG